Proteins encoded within one genomic window of Pygocentrus nattereri isolate fPygNat1 chromosome 11, fPygNat1.pri, whole genome shotgun sequence:
- the duox2 gene encoding dual oxidase maturation factor 1, whose translation MTFYDDIYPFYPLQRTPFIFNTSLLTVILVFLVLTVGFLLIVPGIRGKSRILWTFRILISLFIGAVIVALNFTSDWAEASLRANTTYKSFSNVMVNAKVGLHVGLYGINITLRGDPVVQFNETIDYNEMFVWTSSIDEEYENALNKGLPNPILYIAEKFTLKSPCGLIYQYRYSGRYASATLWTAFCCWLLANILFSMPVILYAGCMMATTAAFIFFSLASFSTIYNLPQCTFTIGTESFETNFSASFWLALATGLLCALIGIVVIILDGLLPEKMREVFSVGMDSDDDDVYSEKGYLNAGFLEGVSLDGVIVKGTSKEPQQISTLTKF comes from the exons ATGACTTTCTACGATGACATTTACCCATTCTACCCGCTACAAAGGACCCCGTTCATCTTCAACACCAGCCTGCTTACTGTCATCTTGGTGTTCCTGGTGCTCACTGTCGGCTTCCTCCTCATTGTGCCAGGAATACGTGGCAAATCG cgGATTCTCTGGACGTTCAGGATACTCATTAGCTTATTTATTGGAGCGGTTATAGTTG CTCTAAACTTCACTAGTGATTGGGCCGAGGCAAGTTTGAGGGCGAACACCACATACAAATCCTTCAGTAATGTTATGGTGAACGCCAAGGTGGGGCTGCATGTGGGCCTGTATGGAATTAACATCACACTTAGAG GGGATCCTGTGGTACAGTTCAATGAGACCATAGACTACAATGAAATGTTTGTGTGGACAAGCAGCATAGATGAAGAGTATGAGAATGCTTTGAATAAAGGACTTCCCAACCCTATACTGTACATTGCTGAGAAGTTCACCCTCAAAAGCCCCTGCGGCCTCATCTACCAGTACCGGTACTCAGGCAGATACGCCTCAGCCACCCTCTG GACAGCTTTTTGCTGCTGGCTGTTGGCCAACATCCTCTTCTCAATGCCCGTCATCCTCTATGCTGGCTGCATGATGGCTACCACCGCAGCTTTTATCTTCTTCTCCTTGGCCTCCTTCTCTACGATATACAACCTTCCACAGTGCACCTTCACTATAGGAACAGAGTCCTTTGAGACAAATTTCAGTGCTTCCTTTTGGCTTGCTTTAGCTACTG GTTTATTGTGTGCACTGATTGGCATAGTGGTGATAATACTAGATGGGCTGCTCCCAGAAAAAATGAGAGAAGTATTCAGTGTCGGcatggacagtgatgatgatgatgtttacTCTGAAAAGGGCTACCTCAATGCCGGCTTCCTTGAAGGAGTGAGTTTGGATGGTGTTATTGTGAAAGGAACGAGCAAAGAACCACAGCAGATCTCCACCTTAACT AAATTTTGA